Proteins from a single region of Neomonachus schauinslandi chromosome 10, ASM220157v2, whole genome shotgun sequence:
- the LOC110590018 gene encoding actin-related protein 2/3 complex subunit 3-like, with product MLAYHSSLMDPDTKLIGNMALLPIRSQFKGPAPRETKDTDIVDEAIYYFKANVFFKNYEIKNEADRTLIYITLYISECLKKLQKCNSKSQGEKEMYTLGITNFPIPGEPGFPLNAIYAKPANKQEDEVMRAYLQQLRQETGLRLCEKVFDPQNDKPSNWWTCFVKRQFMNKSLSGPGQ from the coding sequence ATGCTGGCTTACCACTCTTCTCTCATGGACCCTGACACCAAACTCATTGGAAACATGGCACTGTTGCCTATCAGAAGTCAGTTCAAAGGACCTGCCCCTAGAGAGACAAAAGATACAGATATTGTGGATGAAGCCATCTATTATTTTAAGGCCAATGTCTTCTTCAAAAACTATGAGATTAAGAATGAAGCTGATAGAACCTTGATATATATAACTCTCTACATTTCTGAGTGTCTAAAGAAACTCCAGAAGTGCAATTCCAAAAGCcaaggtgaaaaagaaatgtatacgCTGGGAATCACTAATTTTCCCATTCCTGGAGAGCCTGGTTTTCCACTTAATGCAATTTATGCCAAACCTGCAAACAAACAGGAAGATGAGGTGATGAGGGCCTACTTACAGCAGCTGAGACAAGAGACTGGACTGAGACTTTGTGAGAAAGTTTTTGACCCTCAGAATGATAAACCTAGCAACTGGTGGACTTGCTTTGTGAAGAGGCAGTTCATGAACAAGAGTCTTTCAGGACCTGGGCAGTGA